A genomic stretch from Lathyrus oleraceus cultivar Zhongwan6 chromosome 2, CAAS_Psat_ZW6_1.0, whole genome shotgun sequence includes:
- the LOC127119183 gene encoding uncharacterized protein LOC127119183 produces the protein MKLESELSFRHSKMGVELESQSLEFNDSDQNSPSFKSWNQKAKEYDNKDSKNVKKNEQDFDSSPKDEFYDSIVDLKRGYEAQVMDTHEPVSHSSKDIGSFMMFANDKESVKKSVAAPISNPQQVDKFQNPVDVFVDRTAAECEPETEVCYKENSYHVVKDICVDKGVFTKHKFMFEESVDGAAYNFFPLESFDDTQNPKDNTGIKVLNQETDDSDEASSNHDQHNDVVHKDDGEIEELVDNFTKAMGLREHVQDSVPTGGKDEQLSVEHDSHSQLKNSSNMIEEEVLASPALGLTIDEPDSDYHSGPSAPVDCVKKELHQFGGCNCDETQLPFTTVEGSSGDFSEIQPAETSQIRSDLGESSFSAAGAVSGRISYSGSIPYSGSISIRSDSSTTSTRSFAFPILQPEWNSSPVRMEKPDRSRYRKQRNWKTSLLCCKF, from the exons ATGAAACTAG AAAGTGAACTATCTTTCCGCCATTCTAAAATGGGCGTCGAGTTGGAATCTCAATCGCTTGAATTTAATGATAGTGATCAAAACTCGCCTAGCTTCAAATCGTGGAACCAGAAGGCAAAGGAATATGACAACAAAGACTCGAAGAATGTGAAGAAGAACGAACAGGATTTTGATTCATCACCAAAAGATGAATTTTACGACAGCATTGTTGATTTGAAAAGGGGTTACGAAGCACAGGTAATGGACACACATGAGCCTGTATCTCATTCTTCGAAGGATATTGGATCATTTATGATGTTTGCAAATGATAAAGAATCGGTTAAAAAGTCTGTCGCTGCGCCAATCTCCAATCCTCAGCAAGTCGATAAATTTCAGAATCCGGTAGATGTCTTTGTGGACCGAACTGCTGCCGAATGTGAACCAGAAACGGAAGTTTGTTACAAAGAGAATAGTTACCATGTTGTGAAGGATATATGTGTTGATAAAGGAGTCTTTACTAAGCATAAATTCATGTTCGAGGAAAGTGTTGATGGAGCCGCTTATAATTTCTTTCCTTTGGAGAGTTTTGATGATACCCAAAATCCAAAAGACAACACTGGTATCAAGGTTTTAAATCAAGAAACTGATGATTCTGACGAGGCATCTTCTAATCATGATCAGCACAATGATGTGGTTCACAAAGATGACGGTGAGATTGAAGAACTTGTTGATAACTTCACCAAAGCAATGGGTTTACGTGAACACGTACAAGATTCTGTACCGACTGGTGGCAAGGATGAACAG CTTTCCGTTGAACATGATTCGCACTCCCAGTTGAAAAACTCGAGTAATATGATTGAGGAAGAAGTATTGGCAAGTCCCGCATTAGGATTAACCATTGATGAACCGGACAGTGATTATCATTCTGGGCCTTCAGCTCCTGTGGACTGTGTCAAAAAGGAACTTCACCAATTTGGTGGCTGTAACTGCGATGAAACTCAACTTCCTTTTACCACTGTTGAAGGTTCGTCCGGTGATTTTTCTGAAATTCAACCTGCTGAAACAAGTCAGATTCGAAGTGACTTAGGCGAGTCAAGTTTTTCTGCCGCAGGCGCAGTATCAGGCCGTATAAGCTACTCAGGGTCCATACCTTATTCTGGAAGCATCTCTATTCGATCCGACAGTAGCACTACCAGCACGCGGTCCTTTGCGTTTCCCAT ACTGCAACCTGAGTGGAATAGCAGCCCAGTGAGAATGGAGAAACCTGACAGGAGCCGCTACCGGAAGCAACGCAATTGGAAGACTAGCCTTCTCTGCTGTAAATTTTAA